A genomic window from Gossypium hirsutum isolate 1008001.06 chromosome D12, Gossypium_hirsutum_v2.1, whole genome shotgun sequence includes:
- the LOC107947519 gene encoding heavy metal-associated isoprenylated plant protein 43, giving the protein MVKKTVLKVDLSGEKGRKKLLKAISGVQGVDKIEVDAAKGTISVTGDADPYDIIVRTRKVGKFVELVTVGPPPAPPKEPQKKPEEKKAEPKKDDKKTDPNPQFHYPVVYMDRYNEPNVGCSIM; this is encoded by the exons ATGGTAAAGAAGACTGTTTTGAAGGTTGATCTCTCAGGCGAAAAAGGCAGGAAGAAGCTTCTTAAGGCAATCTCTGGAGTACAAG GGGTGGATAAGATAGAGGTGGACGCTGCCAAGGGAACTATATCAGTAACAGGCGATGCAGACCCATATGATATTATAGTTCGAACGAGAAAAGTAGGGAAATTTGTAGAGCTGGTGACTGTAGGGCCTCCCCCAGCACCTCCAAAGGAACCCCAGAAGAAGCCCGAAGAGAAGAAGGCTGAGCCCAAGAAAGATGATAAGAAGACTGACCCAAATCCCCAATTCCACTATCCTGTAGTCTATATGGATAGATATAATGAGCCCAACGTTGGGTGCTCAATCATGTGA